The Methanoplanus sp. FWC-SCC4 genome has a window encoding:
- the gatA gene encoding Asp-tRNA(Asn)/Glu-tRNA(Gln) amidotransferase subunit GatA — MGVYTFGKKDENNAFITILKEASFGEGKLAGIPVAIKDNISTKGIETTCGSQILKGYIPQYDAHVIELLKNEGAAIVGKTNMDEFGMGTTTENSSFGPTTNPCDKTRVPGGSSGGSAAAVASGMVPMALGSDTGGSIRCPAAFCGIVGLKPTYGRVSRYGLIAYSNSLEQIGPMAKNVSDVSKLMEVISQPDSQDSTSYSRPYSHTPEDNIKGKKIGVPKEYFGEGVDANVASVVKDALSKLESLGAEIVDCSIPSMRYALAAYYVTCTSEASSNLSRFDGVRFGPTVEKKRQWHDEYRDYRSKYFGEEVKRRILLGTFALSAGYYGKYYAKAQVAMSNVRKDFLRVLKDVDVIAGPTMPNIAYKLAEKSDPLEMYLSDILTVPANLAGVPAISVPCGKVDNMPVGLQIIGKHFDDETVIDTAFAYEQEVA, encoded by the coding sequence ATGGGAGTGTACACATTTGGTAAAAAGGATGAAAACAACGCATTCATCACAATTCTTAAAGAGGCTTCTTTTGGCGAAGGAAAACTTGCCGGAATCCCGGTCGCAATAAAAGACAATATTTCAACAAAAGGAATTGAAACAACCTGCGGGTCACAGATTCTTAAAGGATATATTCCACAGTATGATGCGCATGTAATAGAACTTCTGAAAAATGAAGGCGCAGCAATAGTTGGTAAAACCAACATGGATGAATTCGGTATGGGAACAACAACAGAGAACTCTTCATTTGGCCCTACCACTAATCCATGCGACAAAACCCGTGTGCCTGGGGGATCATCAGGAGGAAGTGCAGCGGCGGTTGCATCAGGAATGGTTCCAATGGCTCTTGGGAGCGACACAGGAGGTTCAATTAGATGTCCTGCAGCATTTTGCGGGATTGTCGGGTTAAAGCCAACTTACGGAAGAGTTTCCCGCTACGGACTTATTGCATATTCCAATTCACTCGAACAGATAGGTCCGATGGCAAAAAATGTTTCTGACGTTTCAAAACTGATGGAAGTAATATCACAGCCTGATTCACAGGACTCAACTTCTTACAGCAGACCGTATTCACACACTCCTGAAGATAACATCAAAGGAAAGAAAATCGGTGTCCCAAAGGAATATTTTGGAGAGGGTGTTGATGCGAATGTTGCATCAGTTGTAAAGGATGCACTATCAAAGCTTGAATCACTCGGCGCAGAGATTGTTGACTGCTCTATTCCAAGCATGAGGTATGCACTTGCAGCATACTATGTAACATGCACAAGTGAGGCATCTTCAAATCTTTCAAGGTTTGACGGTGTCAGATTCGGTCCGACTGTCGAGAAGAAAAGACAGTGGCACGATGAATACAGGGATTACCGTAGCAAATACTTTGGAGAAGAAGTAAAACGCAGAATTCTCTTAGGTACTTTTGCACTTTCAGCAGGATATTACGGAAAATACTATGCAAAGGCTCAGGTCGCAATGAGCAACGTCAGAAAGGATTTTCTGAGAGTCTTAAAAGACGTGGATGTTATTGCAGGCCCTACAATGCCAAATATTGCTTACAAACTGGCTGAAAAAAGTGATCCCCTTGAGATGTACTTAAGCGACATTCTGACCGTACCTGCAAACCTTGCAGGAGTTCCTGCAATATCAGTCCCATGCGGAAAGGTAGATAATATGCCAGTCGGTCTTCAGATTATTGGAAAACACTTCGATGATGAGACAGTAATCGACACTGCATTTGCATATGAGCAGGAGGTGGCATGA
- a CDS encoding ketopantoate reductase family protein, translated as MKIAVLGAGAVGLSVAAMLSKVCDVYAVCRKRHADAVKKRGFVMTGIWGEEKFTFPCSEQLPKDEKFDYIIITSKSTATRGICEQFKDYLKDTEVISLQNGIGNEEIISEYTDKVIGGMIITGFEWRDDAYVHVSVQASPIKLGRFPKGTDEAVTKIVDLFKTAGMEILADENITGSLWGKTLYNSALNPLGAIMKVPYGNLLDQNAWNIIEEIVKEAFLVCNAEGVKLAWNKPEDYLEFLHENQLPSTAGHHSSMYQDLEFSRKTEIDFINGAIVAKGKNNGIKTPVNKTIVNLIKFKEDLILSK; from the coding sequence ATGAAAATAGCAGTTCTCGGTGCAGGTGCAGTCGGTCTCAGTGTCGCTGCAATGCTCTCAAAAGTTTGTGATGTTTATGCTGTGTGCAGAAAACGCCATGCAGATGCAGTAAAAAAACGTGGATTTGTTATGACAGGCATCTGGGGAGAAGAAAAATTTACTTTCCCCTGCTCAGAACAACTTCCGAAAGATGAAAAATTTGACTACATTATAATTACTTCAAAATCAACCGCAACAAGAGGCATCTGTGAACAGTTTAAAGATTATTTAAAAGACACAGAAGTAATCAGCCTTCAAAACGGAATTGGAAACGAGGAGATCATATCCGAATACACAGATAAAGTCATCGGAGGAATGATTATCACCGGTTTTGAATGGCGGGATGATGCATATGTTCACGTATCTGTCCAGGCATCACCGATAAAACTTGGAAGATTCCCAAAAGGTACTGATGAGGCTGTAACAAAGATTGTTGATCTGTTCAAGACCGCCGGAATGGAAATTTTGGCAGATGAGAATATAACAGGCTCATTATGGGGAAAAACACTCTATAATTCTGCATTGAATCCCCTCGGAGCAATTATGAAAGTTCCCTACGGAAACCTTCTTGATCAAAATGCATGGAATATCATTGAAGAAATCGTTAAAGAGGCATTTTTGGTATGCAATGCAGAAGGAGTTAAACTCGCATGGAACAAGCCGGAAGATTATCTTGAATTCCTCCATGAAAATCAGCTGCCGTCAACAGCCGGTCACCATTCATCAATGTATCAGGACCTGGAATTTTCCAGAAAAACCGAAATAGACTTTATTAACGGAGCAATTGTAGCCAAAGGAAAAAACAATGGTATAAAAACTCCTGTGAACAAAACAATTGTTAATCTAATTAAATTCAAAGAAGACCTGATATTATCAAAGTAA
- a CDS encoding asparagine synthase C-terminal domain-containing protein — MKLHGWIEKDGEIIDSSNLKSLLGKDYSQLRDCGGEFYLEWDDCAARDHFGIMPGKCPPGVIMCASKVTGTINPNPPAVPLEDAILKAVSLRADKGVVAFSGGVDSALIAKLSNRPCVTVGLENSHDLIHAKEVAAGIGLTDTNFVEIKKDEIEPAIKKVIKVIPNKTPVDVSIATTMYFITRWAHINGFERVIAGQGADELFGGYARYLETDSIRDTLRKDFESLSVQSMREQAVAGMNGTYISCPYMDIRVVRAAREIPTSEIVKSGIRKYPLRCVAARHMPDDFAFYGKKAMQYGSGIWKEIQKLARQNGYKNSVQRYIDQLI, encoded by the coding sequence TTGAAACTCCACGGATGGATTGAGAAAGACGGAGAGATAATTGACAGTTCAAATCTGAAATCTCTTCTGGGAAAGGATTACTCACAGCTCAGGGACTGCGGCGGTGAATTTTATCTGGAATGGGATGACTGTGCCGCAAGGGATCATTTTGGAATAATGCCGGGAAAATGCCCGCCCGGGGTAATTATGTGCGCAAGTAAAGTCACAGGCACCATAAACCCGAATCCACCCGCAGTGCCTCTCGAAGATGCAATTCTAAAAGCAGTCAGCCTTCGGGCAGATAAAGGGGTAGTGGCATTTTCAGGCGGGGTGGACTCTGCCCTTATAGCAAAACTTTCAAATCGCCCCTGTGTTACGGTCGGGCTTGAAAATTCACATGATTTAATCCATGCAAAGGAAGTTGCAGCAGGAATTGGCCTTACAGATACTAATTTCGTCGAGATAAAAAAAGATGAGATAGAGCCTGCAATAAAAAAGGTTATTAAAGTAATTCCAAACAAAACACCTGTGGACGTATCAATTGCAACAACAATGTACTTCATCACCAGATGGGCACATATTAACGGCTTTGAACGTGTTATAGCCGGACAGGGCGCAGACGAACTTTTCGGCGGATATGCACGATATCTTGAAACGGATTCCATCAGGGATACACTCAGGAAAGATTTTGAAAGCCTTTCTGTCCAAAGCATGCGTGAACAGGCCGTGGCCGGTATGAATGGAACATACATATCATGCCCGTATATGGATATCCGTGTGGTGCGCGCTGCAAGGGAAATACCCACTAGTGAAATAGTAAAATCAGGAATCAGAAAGTACCCACTAAGATGTGTTGCAGCCCGTCATATGCCGGATGATTTTGCATTCTACGGCAAAAAAGCAATGCAGTATGGTAGTGGGATATGGAAAGAAATACAGAAACTTGCACGACAAAATGGTTATAAAAACTCGGTGCAACGGTACATAGATCAGTTAATTTGA
- a CDS encoding DNA-directed DNA polymerase has translation MEKTVPVKIAINQVEYSNTVDGTVVHIFGREESGKAHQITVTGFKPYFYALKEQAESMAAQEGAEVDTENVSHSIRGEELLRIYTPNPGKVREMRESYRHFEADIPFATRFMIDNNLTGGVEAPSEMPDFHDIKPVEVNAPARICLMDIECEDKNGFPEASTEKINCVTAWDSFDDEYITFFWPKDGNTDISLNPSYSNHNIRIYQGEYAMLSAIVEYISEKDPDVLSGWNFVDFDIPYILKRMEILGINEDSLARIPGQGARNPARGRSLFDLLTAYKKMQGSRKESYRLDAIGEEELGEGKIRYTGTISDLWENDPQKLIDYNLKDVELCVGINKKNNIIEFYREISRYVGCPLDRTLNSSNVIDIFVLRKAFSKYVLPSKGYADAEEFEGATVFSPSLGVKENVIVLDLKSLYPMCMMTINASPETKDKNGELRAPNGIRFKKEPDGLTRSIISELLKERDEKKAERNRYEYGSYEYTLFDLQQNVLKVIMNTYYGVSGYARFRLYDREIGSAVTSVGRSIIEHTRNVIEGMGYTVLYGDTDSCMIQLPVMDKENTIHIARKIESTLNESYSNFAKESLGADEHYFSIKFEKIYERFFQAGKKKRYAGYLVWKEGQDIEKIDIVGFEMKRSDSPHITKEVQHRVMELILKGAERSELKKYLSEIIKKYRKGEYSLDDIGIPGGIGKNLQSYANKDAHIRGAIYSNEYLGTDFKRGSKPKRVYIKCVTSKYPQTDVIDFEYADQVPLEFVIDWETMMDKSIKQPISRIIEAIGMTWADVDPSRTTLFDFGM, from the coding sequence TTGGAGAAAACTGTGCCTGTAAAAATCGCAATAAACCAGGTTGAATATTCAAATACAGTTGATGGGACAGTTGTACATATTTTTGGACGTGAAGAATCAGGAAAAGCACACCAGATCACAGTAACAGGCTTTAAACCTTATTTTTATGCACTAAAAGAACAGGCAGAAAGCATGGCGGCACAGGAAGGTGCCGAGGTTGACACAGAAAATGTTTCCCATTCAATAAGAGGAGAAGAACTCCTCAGAATTTACACTCCAAATCCGGGAAAAGTCCGTGAGATGCGTGAATCTTACAGGCATTTTGAAGCAGACATTCCTTTTGCAACCCGCTTTATGATTGACAACAATCTGACAGGAGGTGTCGAGGCACCGTCCGAAATGCCGGATTTTCATGATATTAAACCGGTTGAAGTTAATGCCCCTGCAAGAATCTGCCTGATGGATATTGAATGTGAAGATAAAAACGGATTTCCTGAGGCAAGCACTGAAAAAATAAACTGTGTAACTGCATGGGACTCTTTTGATGATGAATATATTACATTTTTCTGGCCAAAAGACGGGAATACCGATATTTCACTGAATCCTTCGTATTCAAACCATAATATCAGAATTTACCAAGGAGAATATGCCATGCTTTCCGCTATTGTGGAATATATCTCAGAAAAAGATCCTGATGTCCTTTCGGGATGGAATTTTGTAGATTTTGACATACCTTATATTCTTAAAAGAATGGAAATTCTGGGTATAAATGAAGATTCACTGGCAAGAATCCCCGGCCAGGGTGCAAGAAATCCGGCAAGAGGACGATCTCTTTTCGATCTTCTCACAGCTTATAAAAAAATGCAGGGCTCCAGAAAGGAGTCATACCGCCTTGACGCAATCGGAGAAGAAGAGCTTGGAGAAGGAAAAATAAGATACACAGGCACAATCTCTGACCTCTGGGAAAATGATCCCCAGAAGCTGATAGACTACAATCTAAAAGATGTTGAGCTATGCGTTGGAATTAACAAAAAAAATAATATCATCGAATTTTACAGGGAAATATCCAGGTATGTCGGATGCCCTCTGGACAGGACACTCAACTCATCAAATGTTATCGATATATTTGTTTTACGAAAGGCATTCTCAAAGTATGTTCTTCCCTCAAAGGGATATGCTGACGCAGAGGAATTTGAAGGTGCAACTGTATTCAGCCCGTCTCTGGGTGTCAAGGAAAATGTAATTGTCCTCGATTTAAAGTCACTCTACCCTATGTGCATGATGACCATCAATGCATCGCCAGAGACAAAGGACAAAAACGGAGAACTGCGTGCTCCAAACGGAATTAGATTTAAAAAAGAACCTGACGGACTTACGAGAAGCATCATAAGTGAGCTCTTAAAAGAACGTGATGAAAAGAAGGCTGAGAGAAACAGATACGAATACGGTTCATATGAATACACGCTCTTTGATCTTCAGCAAAATGTACTCAAAGTAATAATGAACACTTACTACGGTGTCAGCGGCTATGCACGGTTCAGACTTTATGACCGTGAAATCGGTTCGGCTGTTACATCTGTCGGGCGTTCAATAATTGAGCATACGAGAAATGTTATTGAGGGAATGGGATATACCGTTCTTTACGGGGATACTGATTCATGTATGATCCAGCTTCCGGTAATGGACAAAGAAAATACAATCCATATTGCAAGAAAAATTGAATCCACCCTCAACGAGAGTTATTCAAATTTTGCAAAGGAATCTCTTGGAGCTGACGAGCACTATTTTTCAATCAAATTCGAAAAAATATATGAGAGATTTTTCCAGGCAGGAAAGAAGAAACGCTATGCAGGATACCTTGTCTGGAAAGAAGGACAGGATATTGAAAAGATCGACATTGTCGGTTTTGAAATGAAAAGAAGTGACTCTCCTCATATCACAAAAGAAGTTCAGCACAGGGTTATGGAATTGATACTAAAGGGTGCCGAACGCTCTGAACTTAAAAAATATCTCTCAGAGATTATCAAGAAATACCGCAAGGGAGAATATTCACTTGATGATATAGGGATTCCGGGAGGAATCGGGAAAAATCTTCAGTCATATGCAAACAAAGATGCTCACATAAGAGGTGCAATATATTCTAACGAATATCTTGGAACTGACTTTAAGAGAGGAAGCAAGCCAAAAAGGGTCTACATTAAATGTGTCACATCAAAGTATCCGCAAACTGATGTAATTGATTTTGAGTATGCAGATCAGGTTCCGCTCGAATTTGTGATAGACTGGGAAACCATGATGGATAAAAGCATAAAACAGCCTATTTCACGTATTATTGAAGCTATAGGCATGACATGGGCAGATGTAGATCCCTCAAGAACCACACTTTTTGATTTTGGGATGTGA
- a CDS encoding molybdenum cofactor guanylyltransferase, producing the protein MKTGIILAGGKGKRAGGREKCLFSYKGETFIEILISTLSEVVDEIIVVARDEEQSKQFDDLKGIKTVCDIRKEKGPLGGLHAGINYAKGDTVFLVACDMPFVNGGIVRKLFDMINEYDAVIPSWNNEMLEPLHAVYKKEAVEKYIISHESLSLRAMIKKLNSYYVDVNSLTDNDSELKTFTNINNLEELTKLTRGESD; encoded by the coding sequence TTGAAGACAGGGATCATTCTTGCAGGAGGAAAGGGCAAAAGAGCCGGCGGAAGGGAAAAATGCCTTTTTTCCTACAAAGGAGAGACATTCATTGAAATACTTATTTCTACTCTCAGTGAAGTTGTGGATGAGATAATTGTAGTTGCAAGGGATGAGGAACAATCAAAACAGTTTGATGACCTCAAAGGAATCAAAACAGTTTGTGACATCCGAAAAGAGAAAGGTCCACTGGGAGGCCTTCATGCAGGAATCAATTATGCCAAAGGAGATACTGTCTTTCTTGTGGCATGTGACATGCCTTTTGTAAACGGGGGTATTGTCAGAAAACTGTTTGATATGATTAATGAATATGATGCGGTTATCCCCTCATGGAATAACGAAATGCTCGAACCGCTTCATGCAGTCTACAAAAAAGAGGCGGTCGAAAAATACATAATTTCTCACGAATCCCTGTCATTAAGAGCAATGATAAAAAAACTCAATTCATATTACGTTGACGTTAATTCGCTGACAGACAATGATTCGGAGTTGAAGACCTTCACTAATATAAACAACCTCGAAGAACTGACAAAATTGACCCGCGGAGAATCAGATTAA
- the gatC gene encoding Asp-tRNA(Asn)/Glu-tRNA(Gln) amidotransferase subunit GatC — translation MVSENEVEGIARLADITIEKDKIAGFTDQFNNILEYFDILDTVDSEEIEEGDLYNVLREDEIIPSLPQEEALSTPGETEEGYIKAPKVM, via the coding sequence ATGGTCTCGGAAAATGAAGTTGAAGGCATCGCCAGACTTGCCGATATAACAATAGAAAAAGACAAAATTGCAGGATTTACAGATCAATTCAATAATATTCTTGAATACTTCGATATTCTGGACACTGTTGATTCTGAAGAAATTGAAGAAGGAGATTTGTATAATGTTCTTCGTGAGGATGAAATCATTCCTTCACTCCCCCAGGAAGAAGCATTATCCACACCCGGCGAAACGGAAGAAGGCTATATTAAAGCACCAAAGGTGATGTGA
- a CDS encoding dihydroorotate dehydrogenase produces the protein MVALIKEDKISVGGVETDNHLILAAGVLGTTGASLRRMLDLGAGAAVTKSIGPFPKEGHKGPCVYVMEGAVMNAMGLPNPSSDFVNELECLGGKPVIASIFGANPDEFSEVASWFEGKVRGFELNVSCPHAQGYGAQIGSDPDMVRECTRAVAKTGVPTWVKLTPNVTDITEIGIAAEEGGASAVVAINTVKALRISTGLRRPLLGNGTGGLSGPAVFPIALRCVWELYEALSIPVVGCGGVSSADNVIEMIMAGASAVEIGSAVLDGVDIFEKISSELYSDEGEKIGDILGCAH, from the coding sequence ATGGTTGCGTTAATAAAAGAAGACAAAATATCTGTTGGCGGAGTTGAAACAGACAACCACTTGATTCTTGCAGCGGGAGTTCTTGGTACAACCGGTGCTTCACTTCGGCGTATGCTTGATCTGGGTGCGGGCGCAGCAGTTACAAAATCAATTGGTCCTTTTCCAAAAGAGGGGCATAAAGGGCCATGTGTTTATGTAATGGAAGGCGCGGTAATGAATGCGATGGGACTTCCAAATCCATCTTCTGACTTTGTGAATGAACTGGAATGTTTAGGTGGTAAACCTGTAATTGCCAGTATATTCGGAGCAAATCCTGATGAATTTTCTGAGGTGGCCTCATGGTTTGAAGGAAAAGTCAGAGGGTTTGAATTAAATGTCTCATGCCCCCATGCACAGGGTTACGGCGCACAAATCGGGAGTGATCCCGATATGGTCAGGGAGTGCACCCGTGCGGTTGCGAAGACCGGTGTGCCTACATGGGTAAAACTTACTCCCAATGTAACTGATATTACAGAGATTGGCATTGCGGCAGAAGAAGGAGGCGCATCTGCCGTTGTTGCAATTAATACAGTTAAGGCACTTCGGATATCAACAGGACTGCGCCGTCCTCTTTTGGGAAACGGAACAGGCGGACTTTCCGGCCCTGCTGTTTTTCCGATAGCTCTCAGATGTGTATGGGAACTTTATGAAGCCCTTTCCATTCCTGTTGTCGGGTGCGGAGGAGTATCTTCTGCCGATAATGTAATTGAAATGATTATGGCAGGAGCAAGTGCTGTTGAAATAGGCAGTGCCGTTCTTGACGGTGTTGATATATTTGAAAAAATATCCTCTGAGCTATATTCTGATGAGGGTGAAAAAATAGGTGATATTCTGGGGTGCGCACATTGA
- the rlmH gene encoding 23S rRNA (pseudouridine(1915)-N(3))-methyltransferase RlmH, translating into MPLHIKVISVGKIKEKFFQDGISEFQKRLSSYTKLDFTEVPDEKIPNNASDSQITKIISIEGKKVLGHIKPDDIVIVMDLAGELWSSEILADKINNIEISGKSGIVFVIGGSLGISADLIKRADMRWCLSPLTFPHQFVKLILMEQLYRAFKINRGERYHR; encoded by the coding sequence ATGCCACTCCACATAAAAGTGATATCTGTTGGAAAAATTAAGGAAAAATTTTTCCAGGATGGCATTTCTGAATTTCAAAAAAGACTTTCTTCATACACCAAACTTGATTTTACCGAAGTTCCCGATGAAAAAATACCAAACAATGCTTCAGATTCGCAAATTACAAAGATAATCAGTATTGAAGGAAAAAAGGTTCTCGGACATATAAAACCAGACGATATTGTAATTGTTATGGACCTTGCAGGAGAATTGTGGTCTTCTGAAATTCTGGCAGATAAAATAAATAATATTGAAATTTCAGGTAAGTCGGGGATCGTATTTGTTATTGGAGGAAGTCTCGGTATTTCCGCCGATTTAATTAAAAGAGCTGATATGAGGTGGTGTCTCTCACCCCTTACATTTCCTCATCAGTTTGTAAAACTAATTTTAATGGAGCAGTTATACAGGGCATTTAAGATTAACAGAGGCGAAAGATATCACCGTTAG
- a CDS encoding malate dehydrogenase, with the protein MTSLSIMGVGKVGAEVAYLSTVTQIADTINIYDSVPSLLTAQKLDLLHTGIDINLNTDPEMLTESDIIVFSAGMPRTPDIKTRADLLESNLPVAREFCRMIKNYDGIVITITNPMDANNYFIQKESGIKREKCIGFGGQLDLARLKYFLSKRGYDTKGAWVMGEHGEHQVPVFSGMKEEVPENIRNEILLEMRGASMPVIKGKGGTVFGPAYNVFSLIKAIINDENKLLPCSCVLRGEYNTEGCSICVPVRVGRNGISEIIECHLDSWEEEKFSCAASHLKDLCRRV; encoded by the coding sequence ATGACAAGCCTCTCCATAATGGGAGTAGGGAAAGTAGGGGCCGAGGTAGCTTACCTCTCCACCGTAACGCAGATAGCAGACACAATAAATATCTACGACAGCGTGCCTTCCCTTCTCACTGCACAAAAACTCGATCTTCTCCATACAGGAATTGACATCAACCTAAACACAGATCCTGAAATGCTGACTGAATCAGACATAATCGTATTTTCAGCAGGGATGCCAAGAACTCCGGATATTAAAACACGTGCAGATCTTCTGGAATCAAATCTTCCTGTTGCCCGCGAATTTTGCAGGATGATTAAAAATTATGACGGAATTGTAATAACCATTACAAACCCGATGGATGCCAATAACTACTTCATCCAGAAAGAATCAGGAATTAAAAGAGAGAAATGCATTGGATTTGGTGGACAGCTTGATCTTGCACGATTAAAATATTTCCTCTCAAAAAGAGGATATGACACAAAAGGTGCATGGGTTATGGGAGAACACGGAGAGCACCAGGTGCCGGTATTCTCTGGAATGAAAGAAGAAGTTCCGGAGAATATTCGCAATGAAATACTCCTCGAAATGCGTGGCGCAAGTATGCCGGTAATTAAAGGAAAGGGAGGAACGGTTTTCGGACCTGCATACAATGTATTCTCACTCATTAAAGCCATAATAAATGATGAAAACAAATTGCTTCCATGCTCATGTGTCTTGAGAGGAGAATATAACACAGAAGGATGTTCTATATGCGTACCCGTGAGAGTCGGCAGGAACGGAATCAGTGAAATTATTGAATGCCACCTTGATTCATGGGAAGAAGAGAAATTCAGCTGTGCTGCCAGTCACCTTAAAGATCTTTGCAGGAGGGTATAA
- a CDS encoding dihydroorotate dehydrogenase electron transfer subunit produces the protein MKEIPSFPVKITKIIEETPGIKTFEFDRDFEFLPGQFCMVWIPGVDEIPMGLSSKNSITVQKIGEATSALFNLKAGDLIGIKAPLGNGFSLKEGRTLAIAGGVGAAPLRPLALLGIADAFLLGARTKEDLVYAEELSELTDLHIATDDGTFGHHGFVTDLLSEVDPLSFDTICVCGPEIMMAGILRILESLGIAEKGQFSLVRYMKCGVGICGSCCLDDDGLRVCRDGPVFTGDKLLKSSEFAKYSRDASGRRIYGGSGGH, from the coding sequence TTGAAAGAGATACCATCATTTCCTGTAAAAATAACAAAAATTATTGAAGAGACGCCCGGAATAAAGACATTTGAATTTGACAGGGATTTTGAATTTCTACCTGGTCAGTTTTGTATGGTATGGATTCCCGGAGTGGATGAAATACCAATGGGTCTGTCATCAAAAAATTCCATAACAGTCCAAAAGATAGGTGAAGCTACATCTGCGTTATTTAATCTGAAGGCAGGTGATCTGATTGGTATTAAAGCACCTCTGGGCAATGGTTTTTCACTAAAAGAGGGTCGTACCCTTGCAATTGCGGGCGGTGTCGGTGCAGCGCCATTAAGACCTCTTGCACTTTTAGGCATAGCGGATGCCTTTCTTTTAGGGGCAAGGACAAAGGAAGATCTTGTATATGCAGAAGAACTAAGTGAGTTGACAGATCTGCATATTGCAACAGATGATGGCACTTTTGGGCATCATGGTTTTGTAACCGATCTTTTATCTGAAGTAGATCCGCTGTCTTTTGACACAATCTGTGTATGCGGCCCCGAGATAATGATGGCCGGTATTTTGAGGATTCTTGAATCCCTTGGTATAGCAGAAAAAGGTCAGTTTTCACTTGTAAGATATATGAAATGCGGCGTAGGGATTTGTGGATCATGCTGTCTTGATGATGACGGCCTGAGGGTTTGCAGGGACGGTCCTGTTTTTACCGGTGATAAACTTTTGAAAAGCAGTGAGTTTGCAAAATATTCCCGTGATGCTTCCGGAAGAAGGATTTATGGAGGCAGTGGGGGGCATTAA
- a CDS encoding MGMT family protein → MEMRRGAFQFGYWWIHVTWAGTIVHKVSFSRTGEEADIPLQLRQYLNGKVNGISPLTSVALESDYPYSKIYREVSKIPYGITKTYSEIAEITKTNPRLVGNAMKRNPTPLIIPCHRVVAKEGIGGFTPDIEIKKSLLLMEQKFSKSLNLS, encoded by the coding sequence ATGGAAATGAGAAGGGGGGCCTTCCAGTTTGGTTACTGGTGGATTCATGTAACATGGGCAGGAACAATTGTGCATAAAGTCAGTTTTTCACGGACCGGTGAAGAAGCTGATATTCCGCTTCAGCTTAGACAATACCTTAACGGAAAGGTGAACGGGATATCACCTTTAACTTCAGTTGCACTTGAAAGCGATTATCCTTATTCTAAAATTTACAGGGAAGTTTCTAAAATTCCATATGGTATAACAAAAACCTATTCTGAAATTGCAGAAATAACAAAAACAAATCCGCGTCTTGTAGGAAACGCAATGAAAAGAAATCCCACACCACTAATAATCCCATGTCACAGGGTGGTTGCAAAGGAAGGAATCGGCGGATTTACACCTGATATTGAAATTAAAAAATCGCTTTTATTAATGGAACAAAAATTCAGTAAAAGTCTTAATTTATCATGA